The following proteins are co-located in the Solanum pennellii chromosome 1, SPENNV200 genome:
- the LOC107010242 gene encoding trafficking protein particle complex subunit 3-like isoform X1, translated as MAPVVPRSGDAIFANVERVNAELFTLTYGAIVRQLLTDLEEVDEVNKQLDQMGYNIGIRLIDEFLAKSNVSRCVDFKETAEVIAKVGLKMFLGVTATVTNWDVEGTTCSLILEDNPLVDFVELPDTCQGLYYCNILSGVVRGALEMVSMKTEVTWLCDMLRGDDTFELQLKLLKQVPEEYPYKDDE; from the exons ATGGCTCCTGTGGTACCCAGATCCGGAGACGCCATTTTCGCCAACGTCGAACGAGTG AACGCAGAGCTTTTCACTCTAACGTATGGAGCAATCGTGCGCCAACTGCTGACTGATCTGGAGGAGGTTGATGAGGTCAATAAACAGCTCGATCAAAT GGGTTATAATATAGGAATCAGGCTCATAGACGAGTTTCTGGCAAAGTCTAATGTTTCAAGGTGTGTTGATTTCAAGGAGACAGCTGAAGTCATTGCCAAG GTCGGTCTCAAAATGTTCCTAGGAGTTACTGCAACAGTGACAAATTGGGATGTTGAGGGAACAACATGCAGTCTAATTTTGGAGGATAACCCCTTGGTAGACTTCGTTGAGCTCCCTGATACCTGTCAAGGCCTATATTATTGTAACATCTTAAGTGGAGTAGTCAGGGGAGCATTGGAAATG GTGTCAATGAAAACAGAGGTCACGTGGCTTTGTGATATGCTCAGAGGGGATGACACATTTGAGTTGCAACTGAAGCTTCTGAAGCAAGTTCCTGAGGAGTACCCTTACAAAGATGACGAGTAA
- the LOC107010242 gene encoding trafficking protein particle complex subunit 3-like isoform X2, translating to MAPVVPRSGDAIFANVERVNAELFTLTYGAIVRQLLTDLEEVDEVNKQLDQMGYNIGIRLIDEFLAKSNVSRCVDFKETAEVIAKVGLKMFLGVTATVTNWDVEGTTCSLILEDNPLVDFVELPDTCQGLYYCNILSGVVRGALEMEGF from the exons ATGGCTCCTGTGGTACCCAGATCCGGAGACGCCATTTTCGCCAACGTCGAACGAGTG AACGCAGAGCTTTTCACTCTAACGTATGGAGCAATCGTGCGCCAACTGCTGACTGATCTGGAGGAGGTTGATGAGGTCAATAAACAGCTCGATCAAAT GGGTTATAATATAGGAATCAGGCTCATAGACGAGTTTCTGGCAAAGTCTAATGTTTCAAGGTGTGTTGATTTCAAGGAGACAGCTGAAGTCATTGCCAAG GTCGGTCTCAAAATGTTCCTAGGAGTTACTGCAACAGTGACAAATTGGGATGTTGAGGGAACAACATGCAGTCTAATTTTGGAGGATAACCCCTTGGTAGACTTCGTTGAGCTCCCTGATACCTGTCAAGGCCTATATTATTGTAACATCTTAAGTGGAGTAGTCAGGGGAGCATTGGAAATG gaaggtttttaa
- the LOC107027734 gene encoding sigma factor binding protein 1, chloroplastic-like — protein sequence MIMNNKKQKRKDGYKSKKANFKVVYISTPMKVKTSASRFRSLVQELTGQDSDIARIMETNGSITEYEDIHSERDDFNELPVKSSSPSSSSLLAKSSNSSPMSSESDNYFIEPNFDDLFDSQMQEQFLAFLASSNYNLPPSSGDYSAEIDVLGSYDALL from the coding sequence ATGATAATGAATAACaagaaacaaaagagaaaagacGGTTATAAATCGAAGAAAGCAAATTTCAAAGTTGTGTACATTTCTACTCCGATGAAAGTTAAGACAAGTGCCTCCAGATTTAGGTCACTTGTGCAAGAACTAACGGGGCAGGACTCGGATATAGCGAGAATTATGGAGACGAATGGGTCGATAACGGAGTATGAAGATATTCACAGTGAACGCGATGACTTTAATGAACTTCCAGTAAAATCATCATCACCGTCATCATCGTCTTTGCTAGCAAAGTCATCTAATTCATCTCCTATGAGTTCAGAATCTGATAATTATTTTATCGAgcctaattttgatgatttatttgatagCCAAATGCAAGAACAATTCCTTGcttttttagcttcatcaaaTTATAATTTGCCACCTAGTAGTGGTGATTATTCAGCTGAGATTGATGTTCTTGGAAGCTATGATGCACTactttag
- the LOC107007870 gene encoding peptidyl-prolyl cis-trans isomerase CYP22 produces the protein MASGGVGGGVVEWHLRPQVPKNPVVFFDVTIGNIPAGRIKMELFADITPKTAENFRQLCTGEFRKAGVPQGFKNCQFHRVIKDFMIQGGDFLKGDGSGCVSIYGSKFEDENFIAKHTGPGLLSMANSGPNTNGCQFFVSCAKCEWLDNKHVVFGRVLGDGLLVVRKIENVAVGANNKPKLACVIAECGEM, from the exons ATGGCGTCTGGCGGCGTGGGCGGAGGGGTGGTAGAATGGCACCTGAGGCCACAAGTACCAAAAAACCCAGTTGTGTTTTTCGATGTAACAATCGGCAACATCCCTGCTGGTCGCATCAAGATGGAGCTTTTCGCCGATATTACTCCCAAAACTGCTGAGAATTTCAG GCAACTGTGCACGGGAGAATTTAG GAAAGCAGGAGTACCACAAGGCTTTAAGAATTGTCAGTTCCATAGGGTGATTAAGGACTTCATGATCCAAGGTGGTGATTTCCTAAAG GGAGATGGCAGTGGATGTGTTTCCATATATGGAAGcaagtttgaggatgaaaacTTTATTGCCAAGCACACTGGTCCTGGCCTATTATCAATG GCAAATAGCGGACCAAACACTAATGGATGTCAG TTTTTTGTCTCATGTGCCAAATGTGAGTGGCTCGACAACAAGCATGTCGTTTTTGGG CGTGTTCTTGGAGATGGTCTTTTAGTGGTCAGGAAGATTGAGAATGTGGCTGTTGGAGCAAACAACAAACCAAAGCTGGCATGTGTGATTGCTGAATGTGGAGAGATGTAa